The genomic region ACTCAGTTTAGTAAGATCAAATTGTCATTGTCAAGAAGAACTATTTTTTGGCAATTTCAACAAGCTGAACAAAGGCTTTTGGCTCATAAATAGCAATCTGGCTCAACATTTTACGATTAAGAGTAACATCAGCTTTTTTTAATCCTGAAATAAGGAGATTGTATGAAATACCATTTTGCTTTGCTGCCGCACTTATTCTAGTAATAAAAAGTGCACGCATATCGCGTTTTTTGAGCTTGCGGCCCTTAAACGCGTATGCCATAGCACGAAGTAAAGTTTCTTTTGCTCTTTTAAATATGTTTTTACGTTGTCCCCAGAAACCTTTTGCCTTTTTTAGTAGTCGTTTGTGTCTTTTTTTAACAACGACACCTCTTTTTACTCTTGTCATTATTAATCCCTAACTAGTATGGAAGTAATTTCAATATACGGACTATATCGGCTTTACAAACATAGGTCCCTTTACGCAGTTCTCTTTTTTTCTTAGCTGTCTTTTTTGTTAACAAGTGTCTGCAATATGCTTGAGACCTTTTTACGAGTCGCTTTCCCATTTTCTTAAATCGCTTTTTAGCTGCAGACCGTGTTTTCACCTTTGACATAACATCTTTCATGATTAAATAAATTATGAATATTATTTTATATAATAAACACGAGACCAAAACGGACCCATTTTAGCATCCTTTTCTCTAACTAAATTGTCAGAAAATCCACTATCGGCCAAGGTTTGATCAATTTTTTCAAAAAATTCTTTTCCACGCTCTTCTTTTGTTGCACGCTCTCGCCCTCGGAAAAACAATGTTACCTTTACCCGCTTTCCGTCGCTTAAGAATTGCATTGCACGCTTCATTTTTGTTTGATAATCATGCTCGCCAATTTTTGGGCTCATTTTTATTTCTTTTACCTGAATCACTTTTTGATGCTTTTTAGCTTCAGCATGCTTCTTTTTCTTTTCATAAAGAGCCTTTCCGTGGTCAATTATTTTAACCACAGGAACACCTTCTTTACCACACTCGGCAATCATAACTAAATCAAGCTGTGCATCACGAGCTTGCTGCAATGCTTCGTGTCGGGAAACAACTCCAATATTATCGCCAGTATGTGTAATAAGTTGTACCCTAGGCGCCCGAATACGTTCGTTAATCAAAGCTACTGGCTCTTTTGAATCTCGATCTCTATGTTCTTTCAATGGTATAGCTACTCCGTATAAAGATTGCGTCAACTTACTATTTTATGCGTGTTTTGTCGCTCTGCCAACTCTTCAATTTTTGCTTTTACAAGCCCACTTATTTTTTCATAAAATGCTGCATCTTCTTTAAAAAACTTCAGTGCAAGTTCTCTACCCTGCGCAAAATTTACACCATCAAACGCTAACCATGCGCCAGATTTTTTTATTATATCATAATGAAGCGCAGCATCCAGTAAATCAAGCTCTGGGCTAATGCCTCTATTAAACAGGAGGTCAAGCTCTACTCGTTTGAATGGTGGAGCAACCTTATTTTTAACTACTTTTACCGCAATTCTATTACCAAACTGCACGTCATTTTTCTTCAAACTTGCAATTCTACGAACATCCAAGCGAATTGAAGAGTAAAACTTTAATGCATTACCACCGGTGGTCGTTTCTTTTTTTGCATATGGCATAGAATTTATATTTTGACGCGTCTGATTAATAAAGATCAAAATTGTTTTTGATTTGTGCACTATGGGCGTTAATTTCCTTAATGCCTGAGACATAAGGCGTGCCTGAAGACCAACATGTAC from Candidatus Dependentiae bacterium harbors:
- the rplT gene encoding 50S ribosomal protein L20; protein product: MTRVKRGVVVKKRHKRLLKKAKGFWGQRKNIFKRAKETLLRAMAYAFKGRKLKKRDMRALFITRISAAAKQNGISYNLLISGLKKADVTLNRKMLSQIAIYEPKAFVQLVEIAKK
- the rpmI gene encoding 50S ribosomal protein L35, with protein sequence MSKVKTRSAAKKRFKKMGKRLVKRSQAYCRHLLTKKTAKKKRELRKGTYVCKADIVRILKLLPY
- the infC gene encoding translation initiation factor IF-3; protein product: MKEHRDRDSKEPVALINERIRAPRVQLITHTGDNIGVVSRHEALQQARDAQLDLVMIAECGKEGVPVVKIIDHGKALYEKKKKHAEAKKHQKVIQVKEIKMSPKIGEHDYQTKMKRAMQFLSDGKRVKVTLFFRGRERATKEERGKEFFEKIDQTLADSGFSDNLVREKDAKMGPFWSRVYYIK
- the recA gene encoding recombinase RecA, with the protein product MAIKSVKPKAKFSSFKEGATEDPKRKALEVTFSQIDRQYGNGAVMLLGQAGHTKIDSVSTGSILIDQAIGVGGLPVGRIVEIYGPEASGKTTLALHAIAQAQKKGGICAFIDAEHALDPIHAANIGIKVDDLIISQPDYGEQALDIAEMLIRSGAVDIIVVDSVAALVPKAELEGDMGDVHVGLQARLMSQALRKLTPIVHKSKTILIFINQTRQNINSMPYAKKETTTGGNALKFYSSIRLDVRRIASLKKNDVQFGNRIAVKVVKNKVAPPFKRVELDLLFNRGISPELDLLDAALHYDIIKKSGAWLAFDGVNFAQGRELALKFFKEDAAFYEKISGLVKAKIEELAERQNTHKIVS